In Rhodoferax sediminis, the sequence GGATGCGCTGCCGATGGCCGAAAACACCGGGCTGCCCTATGCCAGCACCGTGACGGCGCGCGACGCGGACGGCGTCGAGGTTGGCGTTGCGCACTCGTGCGGCCACGACATGCACGTGACCTGGATGATCGGTGCCGCGCGCATCCTGTCCACGAATCGCGCCGCCTGGCGCGGCACGCTGATGATCGTGTTCCAGCCGGGCGAGGAAACGGCCGAAGGCGCCAGCGCCATGGTGCGCGACTGGGGCGAGAGCCGCTTCCCAAAGCCCGACATCATCCTGGGCCAGCACGTGATGGTCGGTGTGGCCGGCACCGTGAACTACCGTCCCGGCGTCACGCTGTCGGCCGGAGACAGCCTGAAGATCAAACTGTTCGGGCGCGGCTCACACGGCTCCCAGCCACAGACCTCGATCGATCCGGTGATCGTGGCTGCCGCGACTACGCTGCGCCTGCAGACCATCGTCTCGCGGGAGATCGCACCGACTGAGCCGGCGGTGCTCACGATAGGCTCGCTGCAGGCCGGCACCAAGGAAAACATTATCCCCGACGACGCCACCATCAAGCTGAACATGCGCACCTTCAGCGAGGACACGCGCGAGTACATGCTCAAGTCGATCCGCCGCATCTGCTGCGCCGAATGCGACGCCTCCGGTGCGGAGCGCCCGCCCGAGTTCACCACCATCAACAGCTACCCGCTGACCGAAAACGACCTGGTCACTACGCAAAGGGTGGCACAGGCGTTCGGCCACCAGTTTGGCAAGAACGCCTCGCTGGCGCCCAGTCCGGCGTCGGCCAGCGAAGACTTCAGCATTTTCGGCCGCACCTGGGGCGTGCCCTATGTGTTCTGGTTCGTCGGCGGTACCGACGCGGCGGTCTACGCCAAAGCCAAACAGGACAAGGCCGTCAACAAGATCCCCAGCAACCACTCGCCGAAGTTTGCGCCGCAGATCCACCCGACGCTCGAGACCGGCTTGCAGGCCATGCTGACCGCCGCCAGCGCGTGGCTGTGCGCTGGCACCGCGGCCTGAGGAGACCTCTCGTGGTGATGTGGTAGCCGACCGCCTCCATCTGCATTGCCATCCGACGCCCGTCACTATGCTACGCGGCGGGAGCCCGCGTTTTTCTCTCGAACCGAACCCATGAACATCCACGAATTGGCCCTTGCCGGCCTGAACGACCACCGCCTGTTCACCATTCTCGATCTCGCAGGCACATTTGCTTTTGCCATCAGCGGCGCCGTTGCTGCCAAGCAGCGCAACCTGGACCTGTTCGGCATCGTCGTCATTGCCTACAGCGTGGCGTGCGGCGGCGGCATCGTGCGCGACCTGTGCATTGGTGCCATTCCACCGGCAGGATTAGCCAACTGGCGCTATCTGATGGTGGCCCTCGTGGCCGTATTGGTGACGCTTGGCGCCTACTCGCAGGTGCAGCGCCTGAACCAGCCCGTGCTGCTGTTCGACGCTGTGGGGCTGGGCCTGTTTGCCGTGTCCGGCGCGCAAAAGGCGCTGCTGTATGGCCACAACGCCGAGGTTGCCATCCTCCTCGGAACGACCACTGCGGTCGGCGGCGGCGTGATACGCGACGTGCTGCTGACCCGGGTTCCCGTCATCCTGCAGCGGGAGATCTATGCGTCCGCGGCATTGGCGGGCGCCGTGATCGAGGTGGGCGCCCGGACCCTGGGCTGGGCCACCGACTGGAGTCCCTGGCTCGCCATGGCGGTGTGCATCGGCCTGCGCTACCTCTCGCTTCAGTATCACTGGCACCTGCCCACCTACGCGGACAGCAGAATCGAAAAAGAGCCACCCGTCCAATGACCCCGCGGTCCGGCCCCGGATAAGCCGAGCCCTTGCCCGCCTGGTGGCGTCGCGCAACGACCGCTACTTTTCCCCCAGCCCCATGGCCCGCGTAATCACCTCTTTCATGATCTCGTTGGTGCCGCCATAAATGCGCTGCACGCGCGCATCGGCGTAGGCCCGCGTGATCGGGTACTCCCACATGTAGCCATAGCCGCCGAACAGCTGCACGCACTCGTCCATCACCTTGCACTGCAGGTCCGAGCACCAGTACTTGGCCATGCTGGCGGTGGCGGTGTCGAGTTTGCCCTGGCACACGAGTTCCGTGCATTTGTCAACGAACACCTGCGCGATCTGCACCTCGGTCTGCAGCTCGGCCAGGCGGTAGCGCGTGTTCTGGAACGCGGCCACGGGTTGGCCGAACACCTTGCGCTCCTTCACGTAAGCCACGGTACCGTCGATCGCCGCCTGCGCCGCGGCCACGGCGGTGATGGCAATTTGCATGCGCTCCCAGGGCAACTGCTCCATCAGGGAGATGAAGCCCCTGTTTTCAAACGCGGCGCCGCCCAGCAGGTTGTCGGCCGGCACGCGCACGTTGTCGAAGAACAGCTCGCTCGTGTCCTGCGCCTTCAGGCCCAGCTTTTTGAGGCGCTTGCCTGTCTCGAAGCCCGGCATGCCGCGCTCGACCAGCAGCAGGCTGGTGCCTTTGGCCCCGGCCGCGGGGTTG encodes:
- a CDS encoding acyl-CoA dehydrogenase family protein, encoding MIERTLFSPDHEAFRDSFRRFCDKEIAPHHEAWEEQGYVDREVWRKAGANGFLCMTMPEEYGGSGADKLYSVVQMEELWRGGFSGIGFGLHSEIVAPYLLHYGTEAQKKKYLPRLASGEMVGAIAMSEPAAGSDLQGIKSTALKQPDGSYLLSGSKTFITNGWHADLVIVVAKTNPAAGAKGTSLLLVERGMPGFETGKRLKKLGLKAQDTSELFFDNVRVPADNLLGGAAFENRGFISLMEQLPWERMQIAITAVAAAQAAIDGTVAYVKERKVFGQPVAAFQNTRYRLAELQTEVQIAQVFVDKCTELVCQGKLDTATASMAKYWCSDLQCKVMDECVQLFGGYGYMWEYPITRAYADARVQRIYGGTNEIMKEVITRAMGLGEK
- a CDS encoding M20 family metallopeptidase: MNALTQALASAEPGLMTNLEALYKDIHQHPELSMQEVRTAKIVADEMEGLGYEVTRNIGVTGVVSVMKNGTGPTVMLRADMDALPMAENTGLPYASTVTARDADGVEVGVAHSCGHDMHVTWMIGAARILSTNRAAWRGTLMIVFQPGEETAEGASAMVRDWGESRFPKPDIILGQHVMVGVAGTVNYRPGVTLSAGDSLKIKLFGRGSHGSQPQTSIDPVIVAAATTLRLQTIVSREIAPTEPAVLTIGSLQAGTKENIIPDDATIKLNMRTFSEDTREYMLKSIRRICCAECDASGAERPPEFTTINSYPLTENDLVTTQRVAQAFGHQFGKNASLAPSPASASEDFSIFGRTWGVPYVFWFVGGTDAAVYAKAKQDKAVNKIPSNHSPKFAPQIHPTLETGLQAMLTAASAWLCAGTAA
- a CDS encoding trimeric intracellular cation channel family protein, which translates into the protein MNIHELALAGLNDHRLFTILDLAGTFAFAISGAVAAKQRNLDLFGIVVIAYSVACGGGIVRDLCIGAIPPAGLANWRYLMVALVAVLVTLGAYSQVQRLNQPVLLFDAVGLGLFAVSGAQKALLYGHNAEVAILLGTTTAVGGGVIRDVLLTRVPVILQREIYASAALAGAVIEVGARTLGWATDWSPWLAMAVCIGLRYLSLQYHWHLPTYADSRIEKEPPVQ